GGTGACTCGATTGCGCCCGATTGTTGCCGCAAAGCCACGCACCACAGTGCTGAAATCATGCTTTGAGTTGCATTTTCTTGATCGACTCTCTCAGAGGTGGCTGGCCTTGCCGGTCGCGCCACAGCATCCAGATTCCGGCGCTCACGACGATGGCGGCGCCCAGCCATGTGTAGGAATCAGGGAAGTCGCCAAAGAACAGCACGCCGTTGGTGACCGCCCACAGCAGCGCGGTGTACTCGAACGGCGCGACAAAATTCGCCTCGGCATTGCGGTAGGCAAGAATGAAACCCGCCGAAGCGAGCGCACTCAGCACACCCATGATGATGAGCAGCACAAACTGTTGCGCATCCGGCCATACCCAGGGCCGCAGCAGGAAGGCCAGTGACTTGTCTTCAATCGCCATGCCTGAAAAAGCCGGCGCGATGAGGCCGATCAGGCAGGCGACGGCAAAATAGGTGACGTTCTGCCAATTGGCGATGACGGCGGATTCAACGCGCAACGACAGATGACGTCCGATCATCTGGCCGATCGCATAACCGACTGCCGACCAGAGGGCGTATATTGCGGCGGGCTGGAAGGCATCCGATCCCGGCCGCACCATGATGAGAACGCCCGCAAACCCGATGGTGATGGCAAACCAGCGGTAGGGTAGAACCTTTTCCCCCAGTGTCCATCCCGCGAGAGCGGCCACCACAAACGGCATGGTGAAATAGATCGAGACGGACGTGGCGATCGGCAGTGCTGCTATCGACAGCACGAAGCCGAAATAGGCCGTACACAGAATAATCGAGCGCAGGAACAAGAGCGGCAGCATGCGCGCCGGAAACAGGTTTGAGGCCGCACCCGACCACAACAGCCAGCCGAACAGCAGCGGCAGTGACGCAACCGTCCTGAAGATCACGGCTTCATAGGCCGGCAGGTCGTGGCTTACGCCCTTGACGATGGCATCCTGTGCCGAAGCAAGCCCCACCGAGCCCACGGCGAAGAGGGCGGCTTTCAAGCGGTTTTGCACAACGGACGCGACAGCCATGGTTCAGCCGATCGCGCGGATGGTGTCGGCGAGCAGCTTGATTCCGGGCTCGATCTTCTTCTCGTCGATCGAGGAGAATGCGAGCCGGAAATAGTTGAGCGGCGGTTTCGGGCCGCCAAAAGTGATGCGCCCCGGCTCGATGAAGATGCTCTTTGCCAGCGCCGCCTTGTAGAGTTCGCCGCTGTCGAGCTTCGCAGGCCCCTTCACCCAGTAGGCCGTGCCGCCGAAGGACGGATTGCGCGACGCATTGGGCAGATGGTCGGCGAGCGCCTTGCCCATGATCTCCCAGCGCGCGCGGTAGGATTTGTGCAGGCGGCGGATCAGCGTGTCGTGATGGCCGAGGGAAAGGAACAGCGCCGCGGCCCGCTGGTTGTTGTTTGGCGCATGGCGCACCATGAGCCGGCGCAGCGCCCGCGCTTCCGAAATCAGTTCGCGCGGCCCCACCATGAAACCGAGCCGCAGGCCGGGGAACAACGTCTTGGACAGCGAGCCCACGTAGATCACACGGCCATCGTCATCGAGCGACTTCAGCGCGGGACAGGGCTCGTTCACATAATTGGTCTCGAACTCGTAGTCGTCCTCGATGATCAGGAAATCCTGCTCCTGGGCTTTCTTCAGAAGAGCCAGCCGCCGCTCCAGCGGCATGGTGACGGTCGTGGGGAACTGGTGGCTTGGCGTGGTAAAGACGAGGTCAAGCCCATCCAGCGCCTGATTGATGACAAGCCCCTGTTCATCGACGGGCAGCAGCTTCACGTTGTCTGAGCGCAGCCGGAACATGTTGCGCGCGTCGGTATAGCCAGGGTCTTCCATGCCCACCTTGCTGGCCCGGTCCACCAGCAGGCTGGACAGAAGGTAGAGCGCGTTTTGCGCCC
The nucleotide sequence above comes from Hyphomicrobiales bacterium. Encoded proteins:
- a CDS encoding DMT family transporter encodes the protein MKAALFAVGSVGLASAQDAIVKGVSHDLPAYEAVIFRTVASLPLLFGWLLWSGAASNLFPARMLPLLFLRSIILCTAYFGFVLSIAALPIATSVSIYFTMPFVVAALAGWTLGEKVLPYRWFAITIGFAGVLIMVRPGSDAFQPAAIYALWSAVGYAIGQMIGRHLSLRVESAVIANWQNVTYFAVACLIGLIAPAFSGMAIEDKSLAFLLRPWVWPDAQQFVLLIIMGVLSALASAGFILAYRNAEANFVAPFEYTALLWAVTNGVLFFGDFPDSYTWLGAAIVVSAGIWMLWRDRQGQPPLRESIKKMQLKA
- a CDS encoding PLP-dependent aminotransferase family protein; its protein translation is MRDWLIHLKRTEFSSLQSQIREALVSAILDRKLDQSEPIPSTRKMAKSLGVSRNTVVLAYQGLLDDGYLVARERSGYYVADKALEDTATSVRPVITRARSGAGADVTRQFKTRPSTQENQTKPLNWQDYTYPFIYGQVDHTLFPLAEWRECTRQALGKKWLGAWTNDSWEHDDPLLVEQIRRRILPRRGIMASDDEILITLGAQNALYLLSSLLVDRASKVGMEDPGYTDARNMFRLRSDNVKLLPVDEQGLVINQALDGLDLVFTTPSHQFPTTVTMPLERRLALLKKAQEQDFLIIEDDYEFETNYVNEPCPALKSLDDDGRVIYVGSLSKTLFPGLRLGFMVGPRELISEARALRRLMVRHAPNNNQRAAALFLSLGHHDTLIRRLHKSYRARWEIMGKALADHLPNASRNPSFGGTAYWVKGPAKLDSGELYKAALAKSIFIEPGRITFGGPKPPLNYFRLAFSSIDEKKIEPGIKLLADTIRAIG